AGAAATGTGGTGAGCTTTATGCATTTATTTTCCATCTGAGGCAAGTGCTTGATATCTATACTTTACAACCCTCCTTGTCTGACGTCATTCTAGCCAAAAGACCCCCTAAATAACTAGCAAGCAGTATCTGAAATCTGAAATGATTCCCCCTCAGCTGAtggttttccttttcttcctccATGTCTAGAAGAGATTAAGGAGAAGTGAATAGATTGTTTGCTCAAGCTTCCAAAAtctacttattttgaaaagtatttttgtaGGAGAGTTTCTGGAAAAAAGTAGAAGTTTGTGCTTGGctattcaattttaaaaaacgCTATTACCAATATCAGAGCACCGCTTTATGCTTGACCAAGGTTCCAAAAGTGCATCGCCGGAAAAACTACTTTTTCCAGCTTCTTAGAAACAGTTTTTGCTACTactcaaaagcacttattttttccCTAAAAGCTTAGTCAAACACCTTAATTAATACTTTTGGCTTCccagaagcttggccaaacaccctagaaatgctagaagggACATCATAGAAACAAATAGATAACAAAAATTCCCTCATGCAAATGTAGTTGTGTCTTGAAATAAATTACTCAAAGAAGAAAGAGCATTTTAGTCCTTGCATCAGCAATGACCTGTGGCAATTAGGAGTAGCTGCTTTTGGCTCCAACATACCTTACAGCACGGACATGAGTTTAATCCTTTTCAGCATAGAATATCTCTCTTTCTACCTCAAATGTAATATAAGTATTCTCTGTTTTTGTCAATACAATATAACTAGCTTGGTTATTGCTTTTATTTCACTGCTGGGTTCCCTCCTAAAGTAACGAAATTAGTCATGTTATCCGAGAGCACAAATTTGTAAGAATCTCCAGAATGGTATCCTTAATTATTAACTTGATGTTCAGAGAAAGAGCATTGTTGTGGATCTGAATCTCTCAGAAAAATGGATCTCATTTATGATACATTTTTTGTAAATTTGCATGAGAAATAGTAGTTAAATGCATGAGTATGAAGAGGGAACAAAAGTTACTTGGCTACCCGTGCAAAGAGCTCTGAAGTTTTCTgcagaaaaagataaatatacaGCAAGTTCATCAATGCAGTTTACAAGATAATGTACAATGCCAAAAAAGAGACAACATAATTCTGCACAAGCTGGACTACCTGCTGTCTTCGGGACAATTTTGCCAAAGAGGCCCATGACAATACGACCTGAAAGGAAAGAAACCAATATGTAAAAGATTAGTTCAGaagaaaatcaaaacaaattataagaaaCTCTTCCACCTATGTAACAACTGAAATAGATCGGCCAATCATTACAAAAACCTGCTTTAACTACATTAGATTTATCTGTAATTGCATGTATTGTGAACAACAATTAGAGTTTTATGATATCAATTAGAATTTTATGATATTCAAGAGTTAAGACAATAGGTTTAATGGGGCAATGTTGTCGTCAGTTGGTCAATTTAAAGCATTAGGCACGTGGGATCTTATTCAAGCAATTAGTGACAACTTCCACCATGTTAATTTCACCCCGTAACCAGTTTTTACCCACTATTTAAGTTATaaccatttttttcaaaattaactGATAGCCAGTGTTGACAAACTTCAGACTAAAGGTTGTTAGCTCCTCCTCCGTAgtgtcatcttcttcttctccatcttctcctcctcctttcTCCTCCTTGTTCTTCGTAACCAACCCGTTAATTGAGCAACGACTAGTGACTAGTAAAATTCCATTGATGCTATAGAAAGTAGGAGCTGATAATAATGGTTTAGTACAATGTAGTATCACTATATATAGAAACTAACACTTGTCTCATTAACAAAAATATGTTCACAGTTACATCCACCATAACTAAAACATAACCTAACCTAACAAAACAAAATGCAAGGTACAAACTAATTCTCAATATATAATGCTATTGGTTCTTATTAAATCAATGCCATTTAACAAATCaggtatttaaattttttataacgTTATAAACCAATTTAACCAAAGAAAAGTAGATATTTATTCATCACATGTATCAGAACCTCAAGCGACTATGCGTTCGACATAACTGtaggagtagcagaaggagtaTTGTGGGAACTTCAGAcattggagtagcagaaggagaaCTGTGGGGACTTCAGACGAAAATGTCTACAGTTCAGGCTAACATTTGAAGTAAGTCACGTATGTCTGAATTTTGCTTGCATAAGCAATATGTCGAACTTCAGCAAAATTTGTAACTTCGGACGCAGGTTATTGCAATTTCGGTCCCGTATGTAGGAAGTTGATTCTGAAGTGGCTAAACTTACAAAAATGTATACAATATGACTATGCCTTAAATATGGGTCCCAAAATTGGCTATCTATGCATTTGGAATTGCACCAGTTTCTACCCTGCTATTTAACCTATATCCAGTTTTTCAAATCATTTAACTGATATCCAGTGTTGACAAACTTAAGACGGGTTTATCTGGCCTCCCTTTGctgttttcttttcctccttctccttctccttcctCTTCAATTTGCAGGTACAAAAGCTTCAGCAgaacttttctctttttttaataatgGTAAAATTGTCCAAACTTTGTACAAGGAGAAAttttcttacattcatgaccaaCTTAATTTGCAGCATGACAAGCTTGGACAGTAGGTATCATCAGTTTGTTGATACCTCctatataatgaaaattttttaaaCGCAAGAGTAATATTCTTTAATTATGCCTTTTGTATGCAAGCGTCCTTTTTATTACATTGAAAAAAATGCCAATACATGAAAGTTGTACATGATTGATATGAAACCTTTATCTTGATTATCTTGTATTCACATCTGATGGTTGTTAAATTAACCGAGCTACACTTGGTACTTGTTTGATTTATGCCCTTCAATTGGTttttgtccttttatttgttAAGGCTACTAGATAACCTCATCCTATAATCTATTATTACTAGATAATGACTGTATGACGATTCATGACCAGTTCTTTAGTAAATGGACATGTATAACTTTGGGTCAAAAGTTAAGACATAAATATCTGGCAAGCCAAACTTCATATGTGTATGTTGGAAGTTTGGTCTTAGCAAGCCAAACTTCTGACGCGAATGTCAAAAATTTGCTTACACAAGCGATGTGCCAAACTTCAGACAAAATTTGTTACTTCGGATGCGGATTTTTGCAACTTCACTAGTGTATGGctaaattttacaaaatttatgAACTTAGGCCATTGGTTAAATGGGAGTCTGAAAATCAGCTATCAGTGCTCTTGCACCATTTCACCCCATAAAGTTGCAAGCTAATTTTCTTCATCAGAAAAAGATGGAAGCTAATTTGACCGAAAGTCCTGATTGACCCAATGCATCACCATGATTCAATAAAGTTACCCGATTCATGATTCACCATGCACGCTAATAATTTTTCTCTAAAGTCAACATCTAATTGAGTTTGTTCAACACATTGTAaacattaattttattattttttttttgaaactggtaactttacattaattttattattacctCTGTGCTTTAGTCgtgaaataaaatttgaaagGCAACATAAATTAAAAGCGAGTAATGTGACTACTAGACAACATTCCACTTGAATGAGACATTATTTTGGATAGGAGCAAGGAGAAACTGTTCATATCTATAATCTTAAAAACAATGTATAATTTTCTGATTCATGTAGCTATGTAGGAATTATATTGCATGAATTGGTCATACAGTAAATGATAGGGATAATTCCAGAGACCTAACTTGAGGTTTCGCTTCGTAACACTAATCTCCCTTATAGTTCATGATATTACTTACCTCCgtcattttgattttttaaataaataggCTAAAAGAATTTATTACAAGATAAGCAAAGTAACCGTAATATTGTAAACCATAAGGAAGGTTAGTGTTACTAGGCGAAACCTCTCTCTGAAATTATCCttaaataatattatagaaattgtTATGCAACGATTAATAATATATGGAATGGTATGCACGTTACCTTCTTTAAGAGTATTTTTGTATTTAGATACTTTATATATTGCTAATACATGTATTGTTATTCCACGTTATATCTCGcttaaaataatacatagattctcTCACACATTATACATGTATTAAGTTTAATCCGCCAACCAAACTTTGTATTAGTCAAGCGGAGAATATTTACGTTGCCCACCCAACACTTCATTATTTGTGCGCCGATGTTCTTTTCTTATTTGACTTCTGTTGTCTAATTATGTGCAGGAGTACCACTATTAATACAACCAACCAAATACCCCTTAATGCTAGACATGGACATGACTGCTAACTGAACTCTAATCTTGAAGAGGATACTACTTcaacactgggtatgttgttgtttgttgttgttatactacTTCAACATTTCCAGCTCAGTGACGCCGGAGATTCCATCTTCCAACATCATGTAAGTGGTCAGTGAAATTGTGATGTATTTCTTACTCCGTTCTAATAAAAAATCTTAAAACTTTGGCCCTAactatttaaatataaaagctCCCTCGCTCATTTCTTGTgctttccttttccttctttcttttctttgtttctagCTAGCGATTTAAAAGGAGAGAAGCCCAGAGTAAAAGCCATTAGTATAATTAGAAGAGTACACGCCGAGGACATAGCTAGGGTTCCACTATTCACTTATCAAATCGATCCATGAAATTGTTTGTAGGAACAAAGCAAAATTCATCACCATAGCAAAATAAACAGAAAGAATAATCTACCATTTACTCATTCTGACCTACACcaaactttatttttcttctgaagaacaaaacaaatcaaatcaatctaCAATACTCTCAGCAAACAGTAAAACTTGATCAAACTAAaaggcattttttttaatttctcttcTATATATGGCTataaagggcagcccggtgcactaagctctcGCTATGCGCGGGATCCGGGGAAGGGCCAGACCataagggtctattgtacgcagccttaccttgcGTTTACAAAGACATTTCCAgtggctcgaacccgtgacacCTCACAGTCGCGTAGCAGCTTTCTGAGTTATCGAAATTTCTTGCCTTCTATATATGGCtatgaataaggaaaattaCCAGTAGGTTTTCCATTAATTTCGACATCAAAGTATACTTTATGTGTCACGCTCTCCAAATCTTCTGATGTTTTTGcctacaacaataataatcacGAAATGTCTGtgaataaaaaatgaaacaattACTAATCTGTAAACCCAAAATTGTACCTCATGATTCTGGTCGACATTAATGTCTTTACGCTCCGATGAGACCCCTGTATCACCTAATCGGTTCTGCAGAATAGAATAGACATAATAAAAGGATTTCACAGCAAAAGGAATGTTAGTAGAACAGAACAAGCCAGAAGTGAGAAATACCAGAATGAAAATTAGGGTTCCAAATAGAACGAGGATCCAGATAAGAAGAAAAGGAGATAATTTGTTTCTGTTGGCCATTTTCTTGGTCTTCACTGTGCTGCCGctgagagaaaaagaaaaaagaaaacaaaaagactACGTACATGAATCTGGCGATATTCGAAAAgaaagtaatattttgaacttAATTTGAAAGAcatatttggaaaataaaatttaagttgCAAAATGAAATTCTGTTTGAACAAGTATTTCACTcgaaaaaatattgaaatttcgtGGGtgtgaaaatttgttttttactTGAAAAGtgattaaaatcaattttttaaatttcaaaacaagtatttcacttgaaaaaatattgaaatttcgtGGGtgtgaaaatttgttttttactTGAAAAGtgattaaaatcaattttttaaatttcaaaagctCAATTTCAAGTTGGAGTAAAAATATGACAACGAAATACAATGTATAAACCAAACAAATCTTTTGAGAAACGCAAAAACTTTGTATGTCCAACGAGCCCTAATGAACGTAAAATCTTTCAAACGTCACATGGCTAAAATCTATTGGGAGAAAAGATAAATTTTGTTGAATGCATCTTCTTACATTAGAAATCTTCATCTCATGTGACCTTCATCTGCAGAAAATTAATACATTGATTTATCTTCCTTTGAGTATGTTCAATAGTAACCTTTTCGGCTTTCAACAAATATTTACAATCTTCAATAATAGCTTTAAGAGGgtgaatatatatgttttcatcTTTGGAGTTGCAACGATGGATGAGTATCACCTATATAGCGAATAAATTACCTATGACTTCATTTTACAAAAGTGACATAACTATATTTTCTTACAGAAAAACCATAAAACAACCAACACAAAAGTCACTACTCCCGGAAAATCCAAATTTCGAAGAATAAATTActtttactctttttttattttttattttaataaatacaAATTCAATTACAAGAGAATTCAACTTGAATTTGCTCCATGTCATCTATATTCTGGACGTAATACTTGGCAAAGTTAAGACATTATTAATAAGTACTATTGTAAGATATTTGAATTGAGATATAAATTTTGGAATTTGATATGAAAGATAAAAATACTTGAATTGAGATTAAAACACTTGAATTTGaacttaaatttaaaaaaaaaaaaaaaaaaaaaaaaaaaaaagacatatccaaaaaaagaaaagaggtaagaAAGTTTGAATTAAGAACACGGATGATTTTGAGAACTTGCTTGAATTTGAGTAGATAAAGTTTTTGAAATATGGTGGAACTTAGGAAAACTCATAATGTGGATGAGATCATGTAAAATCATATTCTTAAATCTGGCTACAAAAGAACCTTTCAGCTAACTTCTATTCCTAATAAGCATGCAAcgactttttattttttgctttgttTGGGAGTTTtcgatttcatttttctctatCTTTGTAATGTAAGGGagaattacatatatatatatacgaaattAGACCTATATTGACGAAACGTAGTAGGAGATTTTTGTTTACCAAATATAGCAGGAGTTTTTTCTTCctctatatgtatatgaaattttGTCAGCTCTAACCCTTGTATAACTTATCCAAGGATTAGTAAACAAACAAGGGATAGGAtggtactaaatttttatcccagCACTATTTATGCTTATGCAGCATACCAAATGACGCCATAGTACTTGACATAATTCATTCGAAGGACTAAAACTGTCTCCATTTTGAGAACTCAGAGGATGTCACACGTCCAGTATAATATTAGAGGGATGAAAATAATTCTAACTGTAGACTTAAGGGACTCAATTTTTTTCAACAGTTGTACCGGTATTATCAACCAAGTGGTGATCCACATTGTGAACTAAGTAGATAACCATGTCTTCGTAGACTCCTTTAGGTCAATTTTACAACCTCAATCGCAATCATTAATTGCATTAGCATCTTGCTGATGTATTTCTTCGCTTCAAATGTCCAAGACAGACAACACAAATAAAGGGAGCCTGCTAGACAAACCGCTAATCAGAAAGAAATATTATACTATAATAGAATTCACATATAAGATATATACAAACATGTATTGAGCTTTAACGGCTTTTTACTTGTTCCAGAAGGATTCAAGGAGATATTTATGAGGTATAAAATCTCCGCCAGCACCGGGATTTGACTTTGGATCTCTAATGCATTTTATCTCACTTCATTGGTCACTAGATCAAATCATTAGGTGTCGGGTGTCTTGTCATTAGTACAGTCgcaatcaacaattccatccACTTTGAATGTCAAAGAAAGACCATACAAATGAATGAATTCCTATCTAATGGGGAGCCTAGCGTGATCAAACCATCAgtcaaatagaaaaaaatagcGTTGACATTTAAGATATGAAAAGAACTGTATGAACTATTAGTTGCAAATTGTTAAGCTGCTTCAAGATTTGACAAtcaatgacatgattttacttgtTCTAGAAGGAGTCAAGGAGATATGTATGAGCCTCATGAGGTATAAAACCTCTACcgggatttgaattttgatctctCATGCTTTTTATCTCAGTGATCATTAGGTGTCGGGTGTCTTGTCATTTGTACAGTCGCAATAAATAATTCCATCCATGTTGAATGTCAAAGATAGACCATACAAATAAATGAATTCCTATCTAGCGTGATCAAACCATCAGTCAAACAGAAAAATAGAGTTGACATTCAAGATATAGACAAAACTCTATGAACTTTTGATTGCAAATTGCTTAGCTGCTTCAAGATTTGACAATCAATGACACTGATTTTACTTGTTCTAGAAGAAGTCAGGAGATATTTCTGAAACTCTTGAGGTATAAAATCTTGCTCTTACCCAGTTCGAATTATTCACATGTTCTCCAACTATGGGCTGCctatttcttgttcttgtttttgtgttgcAACATCCAATTGTTATCTTTTCAAGTCATTTATGTCGCCAAAGCCAGAGCTTGGCTTTGCAAAAGTTGAAGCAAAAATTGGCCGTGGATGACTCTTCTTCTGCTAATTGTGAATTCAATGGTCACTTTCCCTATCCAAAGACACTTTCTTGGAATAGAAGCACTAATTGTTGTACCTGGGATGGAGTAACATGTGATAGAGTTACAGGTCAAATAACTGGGCTCGATCTTATTTGCAGTCAACTTCACGGAACAATTGATTCCAACAGCTCCCTCTTCAAAATTTCTCATCTTCAAAAGCTTAATTTAGCATACAATGATTTCTCCCCTTCCCAAATTTCAAGCaaatttggcttatttccgagATTGACACATCTTACCCTCTCGCGTTTGGGTTTTTTAGGTAGAATACCATCACAATTATTGAATCTATCTAAGTTGATTTCGCTTGATCTTTCTATAGGTCTTGAGGAGTTGAGATTTGGACCTCACACTTTCAAAATGTTCCTTCAAAACTTAATCCAATTGAGGGAGCTTTACCTCACCTCAACATACATCTCTTCATCACTACTTCTCTCAGGCCGCTACTTCTCTAGAACCATTCCTAAATCTATTGGGAATCTCATACAACTCAATAATTTGCGCCTCCTATCGAACAACTTCAATGGTTCACTGCTATCAACAATCTCAAATCTGGTACAACTTGTTGAATTTGATATTTCATCTAACAACCTTACTGGCGacattccaaatattttcaGCAACTTCACCAAGCTCAAATCTTTATCCCTGTCATATAACCTATTTTCAGGGTTTTTCCATCCTCAATTACAAACCTGACAAAGCTGGAGAGTTTAGAGCTCGCTAATTGTTCTATAACGGGTCCTATTCCTTCTATCACCACTGGATTCCCCAACCTCATCTTGCTCTTCCTAGTAGATAACTCGCTTAGTGGGGAAATACCATCTTGGATATTTGATCTTCCTTCCTTAAAATACTTAATTTTGAGAGCCAACTAACTTAGTGGTAAACTTAAGGAAGTTAGATACAACTTGCTAGAAGTTCTTGATGTGGGTGAGAATAAGCTGCATGGACCTATTCCAACATCATTTTCTAAACTTGTGAACTTGACAACAGTAGATATTTCTACAAACAACCTTTCTGGTGGTCTAGATATTGCCATGCTTTCAAACTGCAAACAACTTAGACGCCTTGGTCTTTCTTTTAACAATCTGATGGTATTTTCAAGCCAGAAAGATGTGACCTTGCCCAGTTATATCGGAAGTTTGTATGCATCTTCTTGCAATATAAGGGAATTAAATTTCTTACGAGCTGCAAAAAACAATTGACATTTAGATCTTTCCAACAACAAGATCCATGGAGAACTTCCTGATTGGGCATGGTCTAACTGGCAAGTCTCGGTGTCTTATTTGAATCTTTCTAGCAACTTTCTAACTGCTATCGACCCACTTGATCACCTCGAGAATCTTATTTATCTTGACATTGGATCTAACTTGATTCAAGGAGAATTACCTGCTCCACCTCCCTATTTGCGATTCTTTATAGTCTCAAACAATAACTTCACGGGGAAGTTAATTTCAACATTATGCAAAATGAGTTCCCttgtgattcttgatttgtCCAACAACAGCCTAAGTGGTGAAATTCCaaaatgtttggtaaacatgagcACAAGTCTCTCAGTGTTGGACCTGCACGACAATCATTTTAGTGGGACAATTCCAATTAATTTTGGTAAGGGAACTACTCTGGGAAGAACAAACTAGAAGGAATGTTGCCACGAAAGCTGGCCAATTGCAGAGCGTTGGAAGTAATTGATATTGAAGAAAACTTGTTGAGTGATACATTTCCCAAATAATTGGGATCACTTCCTAAGCTGCAGGTTCTCAGTTTGAGATCCAATAGGTTACATGGCCCTATTAACACTTCAACAAACCAAGTCTTATTCTCAAAGCTGAAAATCCTTAATCTCTCTTACAATGACTTCACCGGGAATCTGTCAGAAAGGTTTTTTAGGAACTTGAAATCCCTGATAATAGTAGATCAAATGGGAACTCCCTTAACGTATATTGGAGAAATGCTATCCCATGATTCCTTGACAgtaactaggggtgtacaaagtaaactgacaaaccgcaccaaaccgataaaccaagaaaaaagccgactagtggtttggtttgacttggtttagggttgaaaaaaaaaacccaaccataattggtttggttttagctaaaaaaaagtcaaaccgaaccaaatcaacccgacattacatgtattcaatttttaaaatattttatacataaaaatatttatttgtaatgtaatttataaatatctcttaatttttttcgtag
This portion of the Lycium ferocissimum isolate CSIRO_LF1 chromosome 1, AGI_CSIRO_Lferr_CH_V1, whole genome shotgun sequence genome encodes:
- the LOC132029846 gene encoding receptor-like protein 9DC1 — protein: MGCLFLVLVFVLQHPIVIFSSHLCRQSQSLALQKLKQKLAVDDSSSANCEFNGHFPYPKTLSWNRSTNCCTWDGVTCDRVTGQITGLDLICSQLHGTIDSNSSLFKISHLQKLNLAYNDFSPSQISSKFGLFPRLTHLTLSRLGFLGRIPSQLLNLSKLISLDLSIGLEELRFGPHTFKMFLQNLIQLRELYLTSTYISSSLLLSGRYFSRTIPKSIGNLIQLNNLRLLSNNFNGSLLSTISNLVQLVEFDISSNNLTGDIPNIFSNFTKLKSLSLSYNLFSGFFHPQLQT